From the bacterium genome, the window TCCTCTTCTCGCAAGAGACTAGCTCCGCAATTGCTGTTCAAAGGCGGAATTCTTCATTCGTGGCAGAAGAAAATAGCTGTCGCAATGAACAAGTGTTTTTTTGATACACTCCCCCCCTTGACAACTGTGGATAAAACAAAAGCCGATATCGTATGGCTAATCTATGATCTCGAGATGGCTAAAGAGGGTGATCAGGACAGGTATATACTCACGAAAATTGATGAAGTGTTTACAGAATTCGCACCTGCTTTGATGTCAATTACCACCCCCATGCCAGGGGAAATCGATGACTTTGTGAAAATGCTTCAGGAGAAGCTTGATGAGCAACTTGAAACTCCTCCGACTAACAAAACAGTTGAAAGGCCATTTTGAAATGAGGTCACTCAAACAACAGTCATTATTCCCTGAATTGTATGAAGATATAATATTATCCCCTAAACCGGTTAATGTCGCCTCTGTCCCGCAAAGAAGTCCCTTCCGCTACCCAGGCGGGAAAACATGGTTTGTTCCGGTATTCCGAAATTGGATTGCAAATCATTATCCCAAACCTGAAATTTTGATTGAACCGTTTGCTGGTGGAGGCATTATCAGCCTCACAGCTTTATTTGAGAACCTTGTCTCGCACGTTGTGATGGTTGAAATTGATGAAGACATTGCTGCGGTGTGGCAATCGATAGTCGATGGGAACGCAGAATGGCTGGCGAAAAAAATCCTTGATTTTGACCTTACTAAGGAAAAAGTCATACAGGAAATATCCCAAACTAGCCTCAGCATAAAAGAGAAAGCTTTTAAGACTATCTTGAAAAATAGAACGTTTCATGGTGGGATATTGGCTGAAGGGTCAGGTTTTTTGAAACATGGGGAGAACGGCAAAGGAATTCACTCACGCTGGTATCCCGCAACACTTGCTAAGCGTTTTGAAAATTTAAAATTTATTGTTGATAGGATTACATTCCGTCAAGAAGACGGACTGGGTGTTATTCGAGAGTATTCTCAACGTTGTGACGTGGTGTTTTTTATCGATCCTCCTTATACGGCTGGTGGAAAGAAGGCAGGTAAACGTCTTTACCGTCATTTCAACATCGAGCATGAACGTTTATTCAAATACTGCGAATCTCTAAAAGGCGATTTTTTGATGACCTATGATAACTCAGATGAGGTCAAGACAATGGCAATAAGGCATGGTTTTCA encodes:
- a CDS encoding DNA adenine methylase, translated to MSNLKLLRLTKQLKGHFEMRSLKQQSLFPELYEDIILSPKPVNVASVPQRSPFRYPGGKTWFVPVFRNWIANHYPKPEILIEPFAGGGIISLTALFENLVSHVVMVEIDEDIAAVWQSIVDGNAEWLAKKILDFDLTKEKVIQEISQTSLSIKEKAFKTILKNRTFHGGILAEGSGFLKHGENGKGIHSRWYPATLAKRFENLKFIVDRITFRQEDGLGVIREYSQRCDVVFFIDPPYTAGGKKAGKRLYRHFNIEHERLFKYCESLKGDFLMTYDNSDEVKTMAIRHGFQIRLIPMMNTHHATMEELVIGKDLAWMDGYPAMHEPIAK